The nucleotide sequence AGTCCTCAAAGCCTTCCCCGCCGAGTACACCTGCAGCATAAACGAAATCCACCACACCGCCAAAAAAGACGCCCCCAGCGGAACCGCCCTCAAACTCGGAGAAATCGTCTCAAACGTTCGCGGCTACACCAAAAACGTGTACGGCAGAGAAGGAACCAGCATACGCCAACCCGAAGAACTAGAAATCGCCGCTCTACGCGCAGGCGGCGTCCCTGGAATTCACGATTTAATCGTTGCGGGTCCTTACGAGATGCTTAAAATCCAGCACACCGCGTTCTCGCGAAACTGCCTATCCCAAGGCGCTATCTACGCGGCGGAGTGGGTAAGCAAACAACAAACCCCTGGAGTTTACAGCATGGCAACCGTGCTGGGGCTCTAATCAGAATCAAAGTATTTATCCCAGAAACTAATCAAACTGAAAAAGGAACGCGAAATAAATGTCCTCTAAACGAAAAGTAGCTATATTGGGTGCCACTGGCGCCATTGGTCAAAGGTACATTCAGCTCTTGCAGGAGCATCCGTGGTTTGAAATCTCGGTGCTTGCCGCTTCTGAACGCTCCGCAGGCAAAAAATACAAAGACGCCTGCAACTGGACCATGGAATCCGAACTGCCCCAAGAAATCTCCGATATGACCGTAGCGGACGCCAGTGTAGACTCTGTTGAAGCAACCGGCAATGTTGATTTGGTTTTCAGTTCCCTGCCTGGTGGTCTTGCAGGTCCTGTAGAAGAAGAATTCGCCGCCAAATACCCAGTGTTTAGCAAGGCTTCTGCGCACCGCATGGACGCCGACGTGCCCCTGCTAATCCCCGAAGTTAACCCCGACCACCTCGCAATGGTTCCCGTTCAGCAAAAGAACCGCAACTGGAAGGGCTTTATCACAACTGACCCCAACTGCAGCACCATCCAAATGGCTTTGACGCTAAAGCCGCTTATGCAGTTTGGACTTAGCCAAGTCATGGTCACCACAATGCAGGCTCTTAGCGGCGCAGGCTACCCCGGCGTGCCCTCACTGGACATTCTGGATAACGTTGTGCCCTACATCGGTGGCGAAGAAGAAAAGATGGAAACCGAATCCAACAAAATCTTGGGTTCGTTTAGCGGCAACTCCGTAAACGATGCGGGTTTTGTGGTTAGTGCAAGCTGTAATCGTGTGCATGTCAAGGACGGTCACTTGGAGTCTGTCTTTGTTACGTTGGATAAGAATCCTTCACTGCAAGAAGTTGAGGAAGCGTTTAGAAGCTTTAAGGGTGAACCTCAGCAGCTAAAGTTGCCCAGCGCCCCTCCGCAACCCATTGTCATTCGTGAAGAGCAAAGCCGTCCGCAGCCCCGCTTTGACCGCGGCGCAGGCAAAGGCATGAGCGTAACTGTTGGGCGAATCCGCAAAGACCCCCTCATGACACTCAAATACATGTGCCTAGGACACAACACCATCCGCGGCGGCGCAGGCGCAGGCATCCTAAGCGCAGAACTCGCATTAGCCAAAGGACTAGCCTAAAACCCAACCCACCTTTCTAATGCACACTAACAGGTGAAAAACAGTGAACCCCATTAGTGAACCCCTACAAAACCAAAACGGAAACCTCTACATCGACAACGTCTCAGCAAAGACTCTAGCAGAAAAATATGATACCCCCCTCTATGTGGTTAGCGAAAGCCGTATTCAAAATAATTACCAACGCCTGCACCAGGGGCTTTTGCGTAACTACGGCAAAATCAAGTTGTTCTACGCCATTAAAGCCAACTCCAACCTGAACGTGCTCAAAATTCTAGAATCTCAGGGCGCAAACGTGGATGCCGTAAGCCCTGGCGAGGTTTCTACTGCCCTTAGCTGCGGCTTTACCCCTGAGCGTATATTGTTTACGGGAACCAGCGTACGCACTGATGAGCTCCAGTTCCTTGTGGACTCAAAAGTTACCCTGAACTTGGATTCTCAATCCCAACTGCGCAGGCTCCTAACCATTGCGGTGCCTGAGAGGGTTTCGTTTAGGATTAACCCTGAAGTCGGCGCGGGTCACCATGAGCACTGCATAACTGCGGGCAAGCAATCCAAGTTTGGGATTTGGGAACAAGACGCCCCCCAAGTCTACCAGCAAGCCAAAGACGCGGGCATACAACGTTTTGGCATACACATGCACATAGGCTCAGGCGTGCTCGACGTGAAACCGTTTTTGCAGGCTCTTGAAAAGTTCTTGTCAATTGCCAAGCGCATCCACGACGAAGCAGGCATCACCTTTGAATTCATTGATGTGGGCGGCGGCATAGGTGTACCCTACAAGCCCCAAGAAGAAATCTTAGACCTGCAAGCGTTCTCACAGCAAGTACTGAGTTTATTCAAGACCAAAATCGCAGAGTACGACCTTGGCGAACCCTTTTTTTGCATGGAACCAGGCAGATACATAGTAGCAGACGCCTCCATCCTCCTCACAACAGTTAACACCCTAAAGCCCACGCCATTCAAGACTTTCGCAGGCGTAGACGCAGGCTTTAACACGCTAATGCGCCCCGCAATGTATGGCAGCTACCACCACATCCTCGTCGCCAACAAACTCGACGCGCCCCCAACAGGCAAGTACGACATCGCAGGTCCCATCTGCGAATCAGGCGACCTATTAGCCAAAGACCGCAGCTTGCCCGAGCTTGAAGAAGGCGATTTGCTGGCGGTTCTAAACGCGGGTGCCTACGGCTACAGCATGAGCAGCCCCTACAACACGCGCCCCCGAGCAGCCGAAGTCATGGTAAACAACGGCAAATACAAGCTAATCCGAGAACGCGAACAACTCTCCGACCTAATGCGCGGGCAACCCACTGCTTCGGAGTGGCAACACTGATGAATTTTTGGAAAATGCACGGCTTGGGCAACGACTACATAGTCATCGACAACCGCGACGGCAAAATCAGCGAAGCCAAAGCCGCAAAGATAGCCAAGACGCTGTGTAAGCGTAGGTTTTCTGTAGGCGCGGATGGGTTGTTGCTTGTTTGTGCTTCGCAGACGGCGGATGTTCGCATGCGAATTTTCAACGCGGATGGCAGTGAAGCTGAAATGTGCGGTAACGGCATACGCTGCTTTGCCAAGTACTGCTACGAAACTGGCATCGCCAAGACCTCAGAGTTTGACGTGGAAACTGGTGCAGGCGTAAAGCATGTCTGGCTGACCGTGGAGGACGGCGAGGTCGCCTTGGTTAGGGTAGATATGGGTGCTGCGCGCTGGGAACGCGCCGCGTTGCCAATGCTTGGAGACGGCACCTGCATAAACGAGCCCCTTGAAGTTGACGGGAAAACCTACAACGTAACCTGCCTTTCCATGGGCAACCCCCACTGCGTCCTATTCGTAGACAACACCGACACCTTCCCCGTAGAAACCATAGGTCCATTGATTGAGAACCATAAGGCGTTTCCTAACCGCACCAACGTGGGTTTCATACAAGTCGTAAGCAAGGACGAGGTTAAGGTTCGGGTTTGGGAACGTGGCTGCGGCGAAACCTTAGCGTGCGGAACAGGAACCTGCGCGGCAGTAGCAGCAGCTAACAAGCTTGGCAAAATCCAAAACAAAGTGTCCGCGCACGTGTTGGGCGGCGATTTGCAAGTTGAAGTTGCGGGTACTGTGTTTTTGTGTGGGGCTGCGGCGAAGGTTTTTGAAGGAAGACTGTTCTAGCCTACGGTGTGATTAAGTATGGAGTTTGAGTTTGCAGACCGTGTGAAGCGTCTTCCCCCTTACTTGTTTGCCGAAATTGAACGCCAAATGAACGAGAAAAAAGCGCAGGGCGTAGACCTGATTTCGTTAAGCATTGGCGACCCTGACTTGCCCCCTCCAGATTTTGTCCTTGACACTCTCAAGCAAGAAGCAGGCAACAAGAAAAATCATAATTACTCCTTTAGCCAAGGCGAACCCACTTTCCGCGCTGCTGTTTCGCAGTGGTGCAAAAACCGATTCAACATTGACATGCCCTCTGAACAAGTCGTTGCGATGCTGGGCTCCAAAGAAGGCATAGCAAACATCGCCCGCGCATTCATCAACCCTGGCGACCGCATCCTTGTCCCCGACCCCGCCTACCCCGTATACGCCAACGGCAGCACCATCCTAAACGAAGCCACCGCCGTCCCCATGCCCCTCTTAGCCGAAAACGACTTCAAACCCGACTTCTCCAGCCTTGACCCCAAAGGGGCCAAAATGATGTTTCTCAACTACCCCAACAACCCAACCAGCGCCACCGTCAACACCGCTTTTCTCAAAGAAGCCGTGGATTTCGCCAAAGACAACAACATTATCCTGTGCTATGATAACGCTTACTCTGAAATCACCTACGACGACTACAAAGCTCCCAGCATCTTTGAAGTTGACGGCGCCATGGACGTAGCCATCGAATTCCACTCCCTCTCCAAAACCTTCAACATGACAGGCGACCGCATCGCTTTTGCCGTAGGAAACAAACAGCTCGTTGCAGGTTTAACTAAAGTAAAATCCCAAGTTGACTCAGGACCCCCAGTGTACATCCAAAACACCGCCGCCAAAGCCCTCGCCGTCTACAAACAAGGGCAAACCCCCGAATTCCTCAAAGCCAACAACCAAATCTACAAAGAACGCCGCGACCTACTCGTGCAGACCCTAAACGAAATCGGCTACCCCTGCCAAGCCCCCAAAGCCTCCTTCTACGTCTGGGTAAACTGCAAAGGAGACTCCATAAAATTCGCCAGCAAACTCCTCAACGTCGGCGTCGCCGTCACCCCAGGCATTGGCTTTGGCAAAAACGGAGAAGGCTACACCAGAATAACCTTCACCCAACCCAAAGAGCGCATAAAAGAAGCCTGCCAAAGAATCAAAAGCCTCTACCAATAAGCCGCAGCTGGCACACCCAGTTTTTCTCCTTTTTTTTTGCTTTTTATTTTGTTGGTTTTTCGTTGGAGCCAAAGAGCTTTTTTTCGTAGCGTGATTTGGGTTTGAAGCCGCTGATTTGGTTTCCTGCTTTTTTCTGGCGTTCCAAGTTGAGTATGCGGGCGTAGAGTTTGG is from Candidatus Bathyarchaeota archaeon and encodes:
- the asd gene encoding aspartate-semialdehyde dehydrogenase, which translates into the protein MSSKRKVAILGATGAIGQRYIQLLQEHPWFEISVLAASERSAGKKYKDACNWTMESELPQEISDMTVADASVDSVEATGNVDLVFSSLPGGLAGPVEEEFAAKYPVFSKASAHRMDADVPLLIPEVNPDHLAMVPVQQKNRNWKGFITTDPNCSTIQMALTLKPLMQFGLSQVMVTTMQALSGAGYPGVPSLDILDNVVPYIGGEEEKMETESNKILGSFSGNSVNDAGFVVSASCNRVHVKDGHLESVFVTLDKNPSLQEVEEAFRSFKGEPQQLKLPSAPPQPIVIREEQSRPQPRFDRGAGKGMSVTVGRIRKDPLMTLKYMCLGHNTIRGGAGAGILSAELALAKGLA
- the dapB gene encoding 4-hydroxy-tetrahydrodipicolinate reductase gives rise to the protein MGRALISEATAKGHQVVGAIEAPDNPCIGKSLSELGISHSKTCIVGPDQLKMACAEADVYVSFTLPPAEMRNIPTVVDMGKRVVLGTTGFTAEQKSKIESLLSKVPSVFAPNYSVGVNILFKLAEVLKAFPAEYTCSINEIHHTAKKDAPSGTALKLGEIVSNVRGYTKNVYGREGTSIRQPEELEIAALRAGGVPGIHDLIVAGPYEMLKIQHTAFSRNCLSQGAIYAAEWVSKQQTPGVYSMATVLGL
- a CDS encoding aminotransferase class I/II-fold pyridoxal phosphate-dependent enzyme, producing the protein MEFEFADRVKRLPPYLFAEIERQMNEKKAQGVDLISLSIGDPDLPPPDFVLDTLKQEAGNKKNHNYSFSQGEPTFRAAVSQWCKNRFNIDMPSEQVVAMLGSKEGIANIARAFINPGDRILVPDPAYPVYANGSTILNEATAVPMPLLAENDFKPDFSSLDPKGAKMMFLNYPNNPTSATVNTAFLKEAVDFAKDNNIILCYDNAYSEITYDDYKAPSIFEVDGAMDVAIEFHSLSKTFNMTGDRIAFAVGNKQLVAGLTKVKSQVDSGPPVYIQNTAAKALAVYKQGQTPEFLKANNQIYKERRDLLVQTLNEIGYPCQAPKASFYVWVNCKGDSIKFASKLLNVGVAVTPGIGFGKNGEGYTRITFTQPKERIKEACQRIKSLYQ
- the dapF gene encoding diaminopimelate epimerase, yielding MNFWKMHGLGNDYIVIDNRDGKISEAKAAKIAKTLCKRRFSVGADGLLLVCASQTADVRMRIFNADGSEAEMCGNGIRCFAKYCYETGIAKTSEFDVETGAGVKHVWLTVEDGEVALVRVDMGAARWERAALPMLGDGTCINEPLEVDGKTYNVTCLSMGNPHCVLFVDNTDTFPVETIGPLIENHKAFPNRTNVGFIQVVSKDEVKVRVWERGCGETLACGTGTCAAVAAANKLGKIQNKVSAHVLGGDLQVEVAGTVFLCGAAAKVFEGRLF
- the lysA gene encoding diaminopimelate decarboxylase, whose protein sequence is MSEPLQNQNGNLYIDNVSAKTLAEKYDTPLYVVSESRIQNNYQRLHQGLLRNYGKIKLFYAIKANSNLNVLKILESQGANVDAVSPGEVSTALSCGFTPERILFTGTSVRTDELQFLVDSKVTLNLDSQSQLRRLLTIAVPERVSFRINPEVGAGHHEHCITAGKQSKFGIWEQDAPQVYQQAKDAGIQRFGIHMHIGSGVLDVKPFLQALEKFLSIAKRIHDEAGITFEFIDVGGGIGVPYKPQEEILDLQAFSQQVLSLFKTKIAEYDLGEPFFCMEPGRYIVADASILLTTVNTLKPTPFKTFAGVDAGFNTLMRPAMYGSYHHILVANKLDAPPTGKYDIAGPICESGDLLAKDRSLPELEEGDLLAVLNAGAYGYSMSSPYNTRPRAAEVMVNNGKYKLIREREQLSDLMRGQPTASEWQH